A stretch of Sulfitobacter sp. THAF37 DNA encodes these proteins:
- a CDS encoding TAXI family TRAP transporter solute-binding subunit yields the protein MNLGLKTAVAAFALTTMALTAASAETRVTYKSAKTGSSYYQMGVELAEAMKAGTDGDISVTVEESQGSVQNVMEVRARGGDYVFTTPPALVGLAQGGKAMFEGKGDPAFDEIRALFPIPSLTMHFVMSADSGVTDISGLAGKTILLGKGSFGATEGEKYLDLFGLTDQVEIADAELSNAVAALKNGQIDGFVTAGSYPAPNVIEAAASTPVTVLSMSDAQVAETKRTKLTIPAGTYAGQDSDIATTSLPVVAFTTTKMDDDTAYALTKTFWDNKAKLGDTSPWWNGVDPAMLSNIEGKIHPGAVRYYEEAGIALSDAQK from the coding sequence ATGAACCTTGGACTGAAAACAGCGGTGGCGGCATTTGCCCTGACCACCATGGCCCTGACGGCCGCATCCGCGGAAACGCGTGTCACCTACAAATCGGCCAAGACCGGGTCGTCCTACTACCAGATGGGGGTCGAACTGGCCGAGGCGATGAAGGCCGGCACCGATGGCGACATCTCGGTCACGGTCGAGGAAAGCCAGGGGTCCGTCCAGAACGTGATGGAAGTGCGGGCGCGTGGCGGTGATTACGTCTTTACCACGCCCCCGGCGCTGGTCGGACTTGCGCAGGGCGGCAAAGCCATGTTCGAAGGCAAGGGCGACCCGGCCTTCGACGAAATCCGCGCGCTGTTCCCGATCCCGTCGCTGACCATGCATTTCGTCATGTCCGCCGACAGCGGTGTGACGGACATCTCGGGTCTTGCAGGCAAGACGATCCTGCTTGGCAAGGGGTCTTTCGGGGCGACGGAGGGCGAGAAATATCTCGACCTTTTCGGTCTGACCGACCAGGTCGAGATCGCCGACGCCGAGCTTTCCAACGCGGTCGCCGCGCTCAAGAACGGCCAGATCGACGGCTTTGTCACGGCAGGCTCCTACCCCGCGCCGAATGTGATCGAAGCGGCGGCGTCGACCCCCGTCACCGTTCTGTCCATGTCCGACGCGCAGGTCGCCGAGACCAAGCGCACCAAGCTGACGATCCCCGCCGGGACCTATGCCGGGCAGGACAGTGACATTGCGACGACGTCGCTGCCCGTCGTGGCCTTTACCACCACCAAGATGGACGATGACACCGCTTACGCGCTGACCAAGACGTTCTGGGACAACAAGGCCAAGCTTGGCGATACGTCGCCATGGTGGAACGGTGTCGACCCCGCCATGCTGAGCAACATCGAAGGCAAGATCCATCCCGGTGCGGTGCGCTACTACGAAGAGGCCGGCATCGCACTGAGCGACGCGCAAAAATAA
- a CDS encoding ABC transporter transmembrane domain-containing protein, whose product MPAAWSCLSYSKWNFPIERSLFSFIWKYSKRDQLILLLVTLTLFPLLYLTLELPKRIINDAIGAESGQVDVWGYEVGQITFLMILCGLFLLSVLLHGVMKMRINTMKGVLSERLLRRLRYTLIARILRFPAPYFERTSQGELVSMVTSEAEPMGGLMGDAVAQPVLQAGQMLTILVFLFLQSVAFGLAACALIPLQAWLIPRLQRRINLLNKSRVIEVRALAAEIGESAAGASTLRTHGGWRYRLALISDRLGRLYAIRFEIFQKKFFMKFLNNFIGQLTPFFFYSIGGYLAITGDITVGALVAALAAYKDLASPWKELLAYYNQSQDMAVRWETVTERFAPAGMIDARLFEGHPDDLPSLAGDVELKGVSVEDGDGNAVLDGITATFPKGSTVAISAASDEDRQALAALLTREVMPVSGSVVVAGHALDQLHQATIAARIGHASSAPVLFQGNLGDNINMALRRAPRAAEEGSQALESLRTGNSPDPVAADWLDIAPAGAATPDELGAWWMRLVRGMGIEDALLRRAMDLRLDSGRHKALAAALVDLRAPLARRLAAEDLSAQVSVFDPASYTPTLAVAENLLFATPREPVTADLLARQSDFMTLLDQLDLETDLLNLAVDLVDLLRQTFGHDGTDHPLFRKLGLDAQTYGAALDLLPRHRRGDPLNQDQKAQLLAVPFVIPAEKIGTAFPQDVIDRVLDMRAQHGAALRDSMAGVFQPLDGAAPIQGMTVLENALFGKLHETTDSEAVQNLVMAQLREAELDSAVLRLLFDLPLSLGGANLSAQLGEPSALSRAAIKRPDILVLDNVLASYGPDQRRGLHDRLRALLPETTIICLAPEFDDAEEFDRQFVVRQGRLSSVADAMEDSADQTVSADLSRKLRALERTDLFAGLARKQLRLLAFGARWHETSAGEYVFRKGDVPDDGAYLILSGEADLLLPQEDGEDRLITTSGPGALVGELGLIRNVPRALDMRAASDLTCLRIGAEEFLAVVENDASTAYKILQVVASYV is encoded by the coding sequence TTGCCCGCTGCATGGTCGTGTCTATCCTATTCAAAGTGGAATTTTCCAATCGAACGCTCATTATTTTCCTTCATCTGGAAATACTCCAAGCGCGACCAGCTGATCCTGCTGCTTGTCACACTCACGCTGTTTCCGCTGCTCTACCTCACGCTGGAGCTGCCCAAGCGGATCATCAATGATGCCATCGGCGCCGAAAGCGGCCAGGTTGATGTCTGGGGCTACGAGGTCGGCCAGATCACCTTTCTGATGATCCTGTGCGGGTTGTTCCTGCTGTCGGTTCTGCTGCACGGCGTGATGAAGATGCGCATCAACACGATGAAAGGGGTGCTGTCAGAGCGGCTGCTGCGGCGGCTGCGCTATACGCTGATCGCGCGCATCCTGCGGTTTCCCGCCCCCTATTTCGAACGCACCAGCCAGGGCGAACTGGTATCCATGGTCACGTCCGAAGCCGAACCGATGGGCGGGCTGATGGGCGATGCCGTGGCCCAGCCGGTGCTGCAGGCGGGTCAGATGCTGACCATCCTGGTGTTCCTTTTCCTGCAGAGCGTGGCCTTCGGGCTGGCGGCCTGCGCGCTGATCCCGCTGCAAGCTTGGCTGATCCCGCGCCTGCAGCGGCGCATCAACCTGCTGAACAAGAGCCGCGTGATCGAAGTACGTGCACTGGCCGCCGAAATCGGAGAAAGCGCGGCGGGCGCGTCGACCCTGCGCACCCACGGCGGCTGGCGCTACCGGCTGGCGCTGATCTCGGACCGGCTGGGGCGGCTCTATGCCATTCGCTTCGAGATCTTTCAGAAAAAGTTTTTCATGAAGTTCCTCAACAACTTCATCGGGCAACTCACACCGTTCTTCTTCTACAGCATCGGCGGCTACCTCGCGATCACCGGGGACATCACGGTCGGTGCGCTGGTCGCGGCGCTGGCGGCCTACAAGGACCTGGCCAGCCCCTGGAAGGAACTGTTGGCCTACTACAACCAGTCGCAGGACATGGCCGTGCGCTGGGAAACCGTCACCGAACGCTTTGCCCCGGCAGGCATGATCGACGCGCGGCTTTTCGAAGGCCATCCCGACGATCTGCCGTCGCTGGCGGGCGACGTGGAACTGAAGGGCGTCTCGGTCGAGGACGGGGACGGCAACGCCGTGCTGGACGGGATCACCGCAACCTTTCCAAAGGGCAGCACCGTGGCGATCAGCGCCGCCAGTGACGAGGACCGACAGGCCCTGGCGGCCCTGTTGACGCGCGAAGTGATGCCCGTCAGCGGCAGCGTCGTCGTCGCGGGGCACGCTCTGGACCAGTTGCACCAGGCCACCATCGCCGCCCGGATCGGGCATGCCTCCTCTGCCCCGGTGCTGTTTCAGGGCAACCTGGGCGACAACATCAACATGGCGCTGCGCCGTGCTCCACGCGCAGCCGAAGAGGGAAGCCAGGCCCTGGAAAGCCTGCGCACAGGCAACAGCCCGGACCCTGTCGCCGCCGACTGGCTGGACATCGCCCCGGCGGGGGCCGCGACGCCCGACGAGCTTGGCGCGTGGTGGATGCGGCTGGTGCGCGGCATGGGGATAGAGGACGCGCTCTTGCGTCGGGCGATGGATCTGCGGCTCGACAGCGGGCGTCACAAGGCGCTCGCCGCGGCACTGGTCGATCTGCGCGCGCCACTGGCGCGGCGGCTTGCGGCAGAAGACCTCTCTGCGCAGGTCAGCGTCTTTGACCCCGCATCCTACACACCGACGCTGGCGGTGGCGGAGAACCTCTTGTTCGCCACCCCGCGCGAGCCGGTCACTGCCGATCTGCTGGCGCGGCAGTCCGATTTCATGACCCTTCTGGACCAGCTTGACCTTGAAACCGACCTGCTGAACCTGGCGGTGGACCTGGTCGACCTTCTGCGCCAGACCTTTGGCCACGATGGCACCGACCATCCGCTGTTCCGCAAGCTGGGGCTTGATGCGCAGACCTATGGGGCGGCGCTGGACCTGCTGCCGCGGCACAGACGGGGCGACCCGCTGAACCAGGACCAGAAGGCACAGCTGCTGGCGGTTCCCTTCGTGATCCCGGCCGAGAAGATCGGCACCGCCTTTCCGCAGGACGTCATCGACCGGGTGCTGGACATGCGCGCGCAGCACGGTGCCGCGCTGCGTGACAGCATGGCGGGCGTGTTCCAGCCGCTCGACGGCGCCGCCCCGATCCAGGGCATGACGGTGCTGGAGAACGCGCTGTTCGGCAAACTGCACGAGACCACCGACAGCGAAGCGGTGCAGAACCTGGTGATGGCGCAGCTGCGCGAGGCAGAGCTGGACAGCGCCGTGCTGCGGCTGCTTTTCGATCTGCCGCTCAGCCTGGGCGGGGCGAACCTGTCGGCACAGCTGGGCGAACCATCGGCGCTGAGCCGCGCCGCGATCAAGCGGCCAGACATTCTGGTGCTGGACAACGTGCTGGCCAGCTACGGCCCCGATCAGCGCCGCGGGCTGCACGACCGGCTGCGCGCGCTACTGCCGGAAACCACGATCATCTGCCTTGCCCCCGAATTTGACGACGCCGAGGAATTCGACCGGCAGTTCGTGGTGCGACAGGGGCGGTTGTCCTCTGTTGCGGACGCGATGGAAGACAGCGCCGACCAGACCGTCAGCGCGGACCTTTCGCGCAAGCTGCGCGCGCTGGAACGGACCGATCTTTTCGCCGGACTTGCCCGCAAACAGCTGCGCCTGCTGGCCTTTGGCGCGCGCTGGCACGAGACCAGCGCGGGGGAATACGTGTTTCGCAAGGGCGATGTCCCGGACGACGGGGCCTACCTGATCCTGTCGGGTGAGGCCGACCTGTTGCTGCCGCAGGAAGACGGCGAGGACCGGCTGATCACCACCTCGGGGCCTGGCGCGCTGGTGGGTGAACTGGGCCTCATCCGCAACGTGCCCCGCGCGCTCGACATGCGCGCGGCGTCGGACCTGACCTGCCTGCGCATCGGTGCGGAAGAATTCCTAGCCGTGGTGGAAAACGACGCATCGACCGCCTACAAGATCCTGCAGGTGGTCGCCAGCTACGTCTGA